The Leptospira mtsangambouensis sequence ACTTGGGCTTTGGATTTGGTGGGCATTCGGCTTCTTGGCGAGTCAAAATCTTCCTCTACTCCTTGGTCAGAAAAACAAATTGCAACGAATTCTTATTTAGGATATTTGTCTCTTCACTCCCAAGGTGAAAAATTTAGTTTTGCTTTGGCCGGCCTTGTTACCAAAAAAGATACAAAAGAACGATTAGACTCAAATAGCGATGGTTATGCGTCAAATTTTGCCGAACCAAGAGTCCTTGGTGGATATTCTTCATTTTTATTATACCAATCTTTGGACTTAGTAAACCCACCGCAGTTTCGAGATGTTCCTTCAAAAGAAAATCCCAACTTTGAAAACAAAGGAAATCGAATTTATGGAATCCAAATGGGTATGGATTGGAATACTTTTTTTCGCACTGATTTATTTTTGAATCGATCCGACTCTGCCTTAGGCAAAGGCAGTGAAGTCATAGGGAAACTAAGTTTTTTATCTAACGAATATGGAAAATTATTTGCTCAAGTCAGTGCTTCGTATACGATGATGGACCCTCGCCAAACTCGTGTCCTCATCACTGAACCATTCGCAGAAGAAATGCCTAAAAAAGAATACTTACGGTTTTATGTTTCTCTTGGAGTCCAATTTTAAGTGGGTTGCATCAGTTTGTACCAAGTTTTGAAAAACCGAACTTCGTTACCCTTTTCATTATAAACAATCGAATCAATATTCATCTTAGCAAGAAAGATTCCCCTTCCACTGACTAGGTTGGCAGCTGGGTTAACAACTGGATTAGGAATTTGACTGACAGCAAATCCATTTCCTTCATCACGAATGACGATGGTAATCCCAACATCATCCATAGATATTTCTACGAAGACAAAAGAATTGTTTTCTGCACAACGAGAATCCACTAACTTAAAATAATCTTCATTGGCTTCTAAACATTCTTGTTTTTCCGCATAACTTACACCTGCCACGCCGTGTTCAATAGCATTTGCCAAGAGTTCATACAAAACAATTTTAATGGATATCAAATCTTCTTGAGTGGCTAAAGGTGAATTTAAAATCTGTTTAACGATGAAAGCAATATAAGAATTTAATTTTTTAATTTGTGGGCGAAGTTTGATTCTACAGTCATCACTAAACTGAATGATTTCACCACTATTAAAGAGTAGGCTTAAATCTATGTCTGCGTTTTCAAATTTTTTGATCCGAGACCGAAGAGCTTCCATTCGGAACGGTTTCAGAAAAAAATCTACCGCTCCCATTCTGAACACATCGATGGCAATTTGAATGTCACTATCTCCAGTAATCACCAAAAAAGGAGTTTGATTTCCGTCTGCCCTCAGTTTCTGAATGAATTGGATTCCATTTAATTTCGGTAAGCTGATATCAGAAATAATAAGGTCAAATGTATTCTGATTAGAAATCGCAAGAGCCTCTTGTCCGTCGGAAGCAAGAGTGACATTAAATTCATCTTTGAAGTATTCCCAGAACAATTCGCGGATTGTATCTTCGTCATCAACAAAAAGGATTTTCATAGAATGGAGTCTTAGAGTAAAGGGAACTCCAATCTATAACAATTGTAAATCTATTTTTAAGTTTTAGTCTTCTAAGTTGTAGGCACGGCCCAATTTATAAGTCAGTTGTAACTCTTGTTGGAGATCCAAAATTTCCCTACGTGTAAAAAAAGCGATCTTTCCACCGGATAGCTCAAACGCATAGTAGGTGGTCTCTTCCGACTGAAGAAGGGTTTTTAATTGGCTAAGGGAAGTGACCCGTGTTCCGTTTACCTTCTCTAGTACCAAATCCTGAAATTCTTGGTATCCTAGGTTCCCTTCTAGGGGAAAAACACGGCTTAAAATCACGATTTTTTCGCGAACAGGGTGGACTTTTTTTTGGTAGTAGTCAGAAAGATAAACTAGTTTTTTTTCCGACTTAACTCGGTATTCAGAACCAAATTCCTTCAAATATGCATTTGTAAGTTCCGTAAAGAAAAATCCACCTACAATCAAA is a genomic window containing:
- a CDS encoding ATP-binding response regulator, which produces MKILFVDDEDTIRELFWEYFKDEFNVTLASDGQEALAISNQNTFDLIISDISLPKLNGIQFIQKLRADGNQTPFLVITGDSDIQIAIDVFRMGAVDFFLKPFRMEALRSRIKKFENADIDLSLLFNSGEIIQFSDDCRIKLRPQIKKLNSYIAFIVKQILNSPLATQEDLISIKIVLYELLANAIEHGVAGVSYAEKQECLEANEDYFKLVDSRCAENNSFVFVEISMDDVGITIVIRDEGNGFAVSQIPNPVVNPAANLVSGRGIFLAKMNIDSIVYNEKGNEVRFFKTWYKLMQPT